From the genome of Aeromicrobium sp. Sec7.5:
CCTCGACGACCTTGCGCAGCGCCTTCCGCTCGGGGGTCTCCCACGCGCTCACGCCGGTGAGGTTCGGGGCTTCGGTGAGCGTGTCAGTCATGAATCAGACCTCCGGGATCAGGGTGGTGGGGACGGTGACGACGCGGGCGCGCAGCCACTCGCCGACGGCCTTGGCCTGCGGGTCGAGCCGGGTCGACGAGGCGACCCCCTCGCCGAGCAGGCCGTGGACGATGACGTTGACCGCGGCGATCCGCGGCAGCGGGTGGACCTCGACCTCGAGCGGTGCCGCCTCGGGCAGCAGCTCACGGACGCGGTCGGGGGTGAGCTCGGCCGCGAGCCAGGCGTACGCGGCGTCACGGTCGGGGTGGTCGGCCGGGATCCAGACGCCGATGTTGGCGTTGCCGCCCTTGTCGCCCGACCGGGCGAAGGCGACCTCGCCGAGCGGGACGGCGCGGACCTCGCCGTCGACGGGGGGTGACGCCGGCGACGGCTCCTCGCGGCGAGCCAGCGGGTCGAACGGCGCCGTGTCCGTCGGCGGCGCGATGTCGACGCGCGTGCCGTCGGCCAGCACCACGACGTGCGGCACGGTGTCCTGCGGCACGTACGCCGCCCGGTACTCGCCGAACGGGGCACCCTTCGACGGGGGCGCCATCAGGTAGAAGCCCGGGTACGAGGCGAGCGCGACCTGGACGGCGGCGTCGCTGAACGCGCGACCGACCGGCTCGGAGCGGCTGCTGCGCACGTGGCAGTGCAGCACCGACGTGGCCTGCGCCTGGGTGGCCGGGTCGAAGACGTCGGTGCGGTCGAGGTGCCACTCGACCTCGTCGGGGGCGTCGGCCGCGAGGGCGGCGTCGATCTGGGCCCGGATCCAGGCGGCCTTGGCCGGGATGTCGAGCCCCGTGAGCTGGAAGGCCACGGTGTTGCGGAAGCCGCCGAGCGCGTTCAGGCAGACCTTGGTGGTGGGCGGCGGGGGTGACCCCTGGACGCCGCTGATGCGGACCCGGTCGTCGCCCTCCTGCGTCAGCTCGATCGTGTCGAGGTGGGTCACGACGTCGGGGTTGGCATAGGTCGGGCCCTGGATCTCGTAGACGAGCTGCGCCGTGACGGTGTCGACCGTGACGGACCCGCCGGCTCCCTCGTGCTTGGTGATGACCGACGAGCCGTCGGCGTCGATCTCGGCGATCGGGAAGCCGAGGGGCGCGCTCAGGTCGAGGGCGCGGAAGCCGCTGTAGTTGCCGCCGGTGGCCTGCGTGCCGCACTCGATGACGTGGCCCGCGACGACCGCACCGGCGAGGGCGTCGAGGTCGTCGGGCTTCCAGCCGTGCGCGTGGATCGCGGGGCCGACGACGACGGAGGCGTCGGTGACGCGGCCTGTCACGACGATGTCGGCGCCGGCGTCGAGCGCCGCGGCGATGCCGAACGCGCCGAGGTAGGCATTCGCGGTGATGACCTCACCGAAGCCGAGCTCCTCGGTGCGCTGGCGGAGATCGTCGCCCTCGACGTGCGCGACGTTGACCTCGATCCCCTGCTCCTGCGCGGCCGCCCGGAGGGCGTCGGCCAGGCCCGCGGGGTTCACGCCGCCGGCGTTGGCGACGATCTTGACGCCCTTCTCCTGCGCGAGCGCGAGGCAGTCGGTGACCTGGCGCAGGAACGTGCGGGCGTAGCCACGGTCGGGATCCTTGAGCTGGTCGCGCCCGAGGATCAGCATCGTCAGCTCGGCGAGGTAGTCGCCCGTCAGGTAGTCGAGCTCGCCGCCCTCGAGCATCTCGCGCATCGCGGAGATGCGGTCGCCGTAGTAGCCGGAGCAGTTGCCCACGCGAATCGTCACGCTGGCATCGTGCCCCGTTCAGAACAAACAGTCAACCCTGATTGTTTGTTTCTCCACCGCTTGGCACGCCAGCTGGTGACATCCCACGGCACCTGTGCCGTGGGATGTCACGAGTTACGGAGTGAACTCCGTAACTCGACCGTCAGGTGACCGGCGGCAGTGGCCCCGCTCGCCGGTCCGTGGCCGCTTGTCGTGCACCGCGGGCAGCCTGCAGGAGACGAGTGCTTACCTGTCCGCCAGCCGCACGGGGTCGTTGCCGGGCAGGCCGGCGAAGGTCTGGATGACGTCGAGCCAGCCGTCGGCGGCGTCGCCCTCGGCCCGGACGTCGACGTCGTCGCGGTGGCGGCGGCGGGTGGCCAGGAGCGCGAAGTCCCAGGCGTCGCCGGTGACGCGATCGGCAGCGTCCTCCGGACCCCACGTCCAGAGCCCGCCCGAGGGCGCCGTGAGCTCGACGCGCACCTCGGCGGCCGGGGCCTCGAGACCACGCATCAGGTAGGCGAAGCCGCGGGTGCGGACCCCGAGGTGGCAGACGTTGCGGACGCGATCGGTCCGCGGCACCTCCAGGCCCAGCGCCTCGGCGACGTCCTGACCGTGCGCCCACGTCTCCATGTGCCGCGCGGTCGCCATCGAGGTTGCGCTCATGGGCGGGCCGAACCACTCGATCTTGGTGCCCGACGGCACGGCCGCGAGCGCGTCGGACAGGCGGTGCCGGGAGTCGCGCCAGTGGTGCAGCAGCGAGTCGGGCGCGATCTCCACGAGCCGCTCGGTCTCGCTGTCGACGAAGCCCGTCGGGTCCTGCTGCGCGACGTGCTGCAGCAGCTTCCACTCCTCGCCAGCGGCGATCGCGGCGAGGCTGGCCCGGTCGGTCCAGAGCAGGTGCGCGACCTGGTGGGCCACGGTCCAGCCCTCGGGGGTCGTGACGGTCTCCCACCCGGCGTCGTCGAGACCGGCGACCCAGCCGTCGAGCTGCTCGCTCTCGGCGACGAGGTCGGCGACCACGGGGTTGGTCGGGGTGGGGTTCGTCGGGGTGGGGTCGGCCATCTCAGGTCTCCAGCTCACGGTCGAGGGTGTCGGCCCAGGCGTCGAGGATCGACGCCCGTCGGGCGCTGTCGTCGGTGAGCGACGCGGCCAGCCCGAGGCCGCGCGCCAGGTCGAGGGTCGCCTGCACGTGCTGGCGGTTGCGGCCCCGGCTCTCGTCGACGCCGAGCAGGGCCAGGGTGTAGGCGTGTGCGTCCCGTCCGAAGCGCCGCTCGAGGGGCACGACGGCGTCCCGCAGGACGGCATCGGTGCGGGCCGCGACCCAGAGCTCGAGCGCCGCGAAGAAGACCGGCGACACGTACTGGGCCGCGATCAGGTCGAGTGCCGCGCGGGTGCGTCCCTGCGCCGGCAGGTCGGCCGCCGACTGCGCCAGCTCGAGCCGCCGCCGTTCGGTCAGGTGCTCCACGGCCGCGACGACCAGGTCCTGCTTGGTCGGGAAGTGGTGCAGCTGCGCTCCGCGGCTCACGCCGGCGCGCTGGCTGACCACGGTCGTGGTGGTGCCGGGCCAGCCGAGCTCCACGAGGCACTCGACGGTCGCCTCCATGAGCCGCAGCCGCATGACCCGGGTGCGCTCCCCCTGCGGCACGCGAGCCGCCGGTTCGAGGTCGGGCGCGACGGCCGGGTCGTCGGTGTGGGGGGTCGCGGACACCCCCACAGCATGGAGAGACCCGCAGAAACAGTCAACCCTGCCGGTTTCTGGTGTCGATCCTGGCGCCCGATCGTGGCTATTCTTCGGGCAGTCGCAGCAGGGGGCTGCGTCCGGGGCGGCCTCGGCCGCCCGTCGCCGACACCGTGGGGATCCATCGATGAGCACCTTGCCTCCGCCGCCCGGCGCACCGGGACCCGAGACCAGCGCCGGCAGCGGCACCCTGCCGCCCCCGCCCGGCGGCAGTGACGGGGCCACTGCCTCGGGCGGTCCCCCACGACGCAGCCGGCGCGGCCTGAAGATCGGCATCGGCGTGCTCGCGCTGGCGCTCGTCGCCGGTGCCGCGATCGGTGTGGTCGCCTACACCAAGCTCAGCGGCGGTGGACCTCAGCCGGCCGACGTCCTGCCGGCGAGCACGGTGGCCTACGTGCGCCTCGACCTCGACCCGTCCGCGAGCCAGAAGATCGCGCTGCTGGACCTGATCAACCGTGTGCCCGAGGTCCGCCAGGAGCTCGGCCTCGAGGACGTCGACTCGCAGGCCGATCTCCGTGAGGTAGCGTTCACCGACTGGTTCGGCCTCGAGGACGCCTGCGGCGTCGACTACGAGGACGACGTGAAGCCGTGGATCGGCGAGCGGGTGGGCCTGGGCCTGATCGGCAGCTTCGAGATCACCGACGACGAGGACGAGACCGAGCGGAGCATCGCCGAGAACTCCGTCCTCGTCCTCCAGGTCACCGACGAGGACAAGGCCCGCGCGGGCATCACGAAGCTCGTCGAGGAGTGCGGCGTGCTCGAGGACGTCGCCGGCGAGCTCGGCGACGACCTCGACGAGCCGGGCATCGCGTTCCGCGACGGCTATGCGCTCGTGACCATCTCCCCCGACAGCGCCGAGGCGGTCGACGCGGCCGCCGGCGAGGGCACCCTCGGCGGCGACAACGAGAAGTTCAGCGACGACATGGACACGCTCGGCGAGGACGGTGTCGCGTCGGTCTGGTACGACCAGGGCGCCCTGTTCGAGAAGGCCCAGGAGGCCATCGAGGAGCTCGGCGACGACGCCCCCGCCGACATCGAGGCGTTCCTCGAGGCCTACGAGATCCTCGACACCGCGGCAGTCACGGTCCGCGCCACCGACGACTCGCTCGAGGCCGCCGGCGTCACGACGCTCACCCGCGACCTCGACACGCCCGACGAGGACGGCATCGCGGGCCTGCCCGAGGACACCCTGATCGGGGCGTCCCTGGTCGGCGGCAGCCAGTTCGCCGACAACATCTGGAGCTCGATCCTGCCCCTGGGCGAGCTGTTCTTCGCCTTCGAGGCGATCGATGAGTGCTTCCCCGGCGACGAGCCCGACGCCGTCGAGCCCGATGCCAGCCCGGTGCCGGAGCCCGAGCTCGAGCCGGTCGATCCCACGGTGCCGGCGCCGCCCGAGCCGGTCGATCCGGGCACCGCGATCCCCGAGGAGGAGGAGGACTTCCAGGAGTGCACTCCCCCGACGTTCGACGACGCCCTGGAGGACTTCGAGGACGAGACCGGACTCACCCTGCCGGAGGACCTCGGGACGCTGCTCGGTGACGAGCTGAACATCTACGTCGGGTCCGACGGCCTCGACGACCTGGACCGCGCGCGGGACCTGGACGACCTGCTCGACACGGTCAAGGCCGGGATCGAGATCACGTCCGACGGCGACGTGGTCGGCGTGCTGGAGTCGCTGGTCGACTACGTGGGGATCGACCTCGACATCACCGAGACCGACGACGGCGCCATCATCGCGACGAACGACGACGCGGCCGAGACGCTGGAGTCCGACGACGGCCTGTCCGGGTCCGAGGCCTTCGGCTCCGTGATCGGGGAGCACGACCGCCCGCTCGGCGGGCTGTTCGTCGACATCGGCGGAGTCGTCGAGGGGCTCAAGGCGGCCGGTGCGCCGTCGGACCTCACGGACGACGTGTCGTTCCTGCGGGCGTTCGGCCTCGCGGTCTGGCTCGAGGCCGACGACGCGGTCGGCTTCAGCGCCAAGCTCAGCTTCAACCCGGAGGACTGACGCCACCACGCAGAGCCGCGCCACCCGTTGGTGGCCACCCCGCTGGTCGAGTGCTCGGCGAGCCCTGGCGAGCCGGCGTATCGAGACCCGGTCAGGTGCAGGCACCCCTCAACCACCGGCCGGTCCCACCGAGATCCTCCACCTGACCGGGTCTCGATACGCTCCGGCCGCGGGCGGCCTACGCACTCGACCAGCGAAGTGGTGCAGCACTCGACCAGCAGGTGGGTGGCTAGCCCCGGCGCCAGAACTGCCACCAGCGGCGGGGGGCCGGCCCGGCCGCGGTCCGCGGACCGGGGCCGGGGACCGCGGCACCCACGACGTAGCCGTCGACGGCTGCGGCCTCCGGCGAGCCCTCCGACACGACCTCGCCCGTGAGGGGCTCGGCCGACACGTGGTCCTGGTCGGTGAGCGGCGCCTCGTCGGCGACCTCCTCGCCCACGGCGAGGCGGACGAAGCGTCCGGCGAGGCGGACCGCCTCGCGGCTCTCCTCGAGCACGTCGACCACCACCGGGAACGCGTGCACCTGGCCGCGCCACAGGTGGGTCTCGACCTCCACGCCGCGGGCCGAGAGCTGCACGGCGAGGGCCTCGACCTCGGGCCGGAGGATCTCGTCCTCGACCGCCACGAGGAACGTCGGCGAGTCGATCAGGTGGACCGCGTCGAGCGGGGAGTCGAAGCCCTCGATCGCGCCCTCCTCGGGCATCCACCGCCGGCGGACCGTACGGATCTTGCGCAGCGGCAGGTAGGCGTCGTTGACCCGGCTGACGCGCTCGATGCCCTCCTTGTCGACGCGATCGGGGTCGAGGCTGAGCAGCGGCGAGAAGCCGACGATGGCGGCCGGGCGCGGGAGCCCGCGACTGGTCGCCAGCTCGGCGACCTTCATCGCGAGGTACCCGCCGGCGGAGTCGCCGGCCACGACGAGCTTGCCGGGGTGGGTCGACTCGGTGGCCAGGGCCTCGTACGCCGTGATGGCGTCGCTGACGGAGTCGGCCACGGCGCCGTGCGGCAGCTGCACGTAGTCGACGGAGATCACGGTGCCGCCGGTCGTGAGCGCCAACCGCTCGCAGACGCGGCGGTGCGTCTCGATGCTGCCGGAGAAGAAGCCGCCGCCGTGGAAGTACAGGACCGTCACCTCGCTCGGGGGCCCGTAGCGGTGGTTCATCGCCTCCGCGGGGACCCCCCCGAGGCTGAGGACCGCGCGGTCGACGTGCTCCGACCGGGGTCGCTTCGCGGAGAGCGCGTCCAGGCGGTGCACGAGCGCCAGGGTGTGATCGGTGAAGGGGAGCAGCACCAGCATGGGCTTGGCGACCAGGCGCAGCCCCCGCGCCAGCACGCGGGCCCGCAGGGTGGGCGTCTCGTGCACGATGGCCTGCTCGTGCACGACCTGCAGGGGCCCGCGACCTCGACGCACCACGCGCAGAGCGCCGTCGCGGGGCGCGTCGGTGCGCTCCCACACGCTGGTCTGGCGATTCTTGAACTCGGCACTCATGACCTTCACGGTAGCCACCTGTCGCGTCGGAGCACGGATCCAGGGACGTATCTCACACGTCTGGACGACCATGTTTGCGCAGGTCAGGCGTGGGAACGGAGCCGTCACCCCTTGCGGGATACCGTCGGTATCTGGGACCGTGAAGCCATGAACGCTGTGACCGGCACCACGTCCGGGGTTTCGCGCGCGCCCGACGCCCACGTCCACGACGCCGTCATCGTGGGGGCCGGATTCGGAGGCATGGGGGCCGCGATCGCGCTGCGCCAGCGCGGGCGGCGCGACGTCGTGATCCTCGAGCGCGAGGACGACCTCGGCGGCACGTGGCACGTCAACCGGTACCCGGGCATCGCGGTCGACATCCCGTCGTCGACCTACTCGTACTCGTTCGCGCCGAATCCGTACTGGTCACGCCTGTACGCACCCGGCGCCGAGCTCAAGAAGTACGCCGACCACGTGGCGGCGCTGTACGAGCTGCGGCCGTCCATGCGCTTCGGCGTCTCGGTCGAGCGCGCGGCGTGGGACGAGGCCGGCGGGGCCTGGGTCGTCACGCAGAGCGACGGCGCCACGGTCCGCGGTCGTCTCCTGCTGACCGCCACCGGGTTCCTGTCGCAGCCCCGGTTGCCCGACATCCCCGGCGTCGAGACGTTCGCCGGGAAGGTCATCCACACCGCCGCCTGGGACGCCGACCACGACCTGACCGGCGAGGACGTCGCCGTCATCGGCACAGGCGCCACCGCGGTGCAGCTCGTGCCCGAGGTCGCCCGCGTGGCCCGCCACCTCACCGTCTACCAGCGCACCGCGATCTGGGTGACGCCGAAGCTCGACGGTCCGGTCCCCCGCGCGGTGCAGCGACTCTTCGCGGCCGTCCCCCTCACGCAGCGTGTCGCACGCGGCGTGGGCAGCGCGGTGCTCGAGGCGATCATGGTGACCGGGGTGCTCCGGTACGAGCGGTTCAGCTCGTTCAACCGCGCTGCCGCATCGGCCGCGACGCGCCACCTCCACCGCCAGGTGAGCGATCCGGAGCTGCGCCGCAAGCTCACCCCCGACTACTCGTTCGGCTGCAAGCGGCCCACCTTCTCCAACACGTACTTCCCGACGTTCACCCAGCCGCACGTCGACCTCGAGACGACGTCGATCGCGCACGTCGACGAGCGGGGCATCGTCACGACCGACGGCCGCCGGCGCGACATCGACACGCTCGTGCTGGCGACGGGATTCGACCTGTGGGACGCCAACTTCCCGGCGTTCACGATCGAGGGCACAGGCGGCAAGGACCTCGGCGCGTTCTGGCGCAGCGAGCGCTTCCAGGCGTACGAGGGCGTCAGCGTGCCGGGCTTCCCGAACTTCTTCAGCCTCAACTCGCCGTGGTCGTACTCGGGCCTGTCGTACTTCACGACGATCGAGTCGCAGATGAAGCACATCGACCGGCTGCTGACCGAGGTCGACCGCCGGGGCGCGAGCCGCTTCGAGGTCACCGAGGAGGCCAACGCGCGGTTCCTCGCTCAGGTACGCCGCCAGGTGGGCAGCTCGGTCTTCGCCCACGGCAGCTGCGGCACGTCGCGCAGCTACTACTTCAACCAGCACGGCGAGGCCACGCTCCTGCGCCCGACCTCGACCCTCAACGCCTTCCGCGAGGCCGGCCGCTTCCCCCTCTCCGACTACGACCTGGCCTCCTAGAGGGGCCCGCTCGCGAGAGACTTTGTTGGTGGTCAGGAGAGACTTCGTGCCAACAAACTCTCTCCTGTGTACACACAAACTCTCTCGCGAGCGGTACGTGAGCCGGGGGCGTCGATAGGGTCGGGAGCATGGTGACGCTGGCGGACCTGCAGGTGACGAGGCTCGGGGAGTGCACGGTCCCGTCGCCGCTCGCGTCGTACGTCGGCGGGCGGGCCACGAACCAGTACTACGTCGGCGAGGACGACCGCATCCTGTTCGACGACACCGTCGAGCTCGTGCGCGCCCGCGGGCTGCCGCTCGACGAGATGCCCTCGTTCGAGACCGGCGGACCGCGCGCCGACATCTACTTCGAGCCCAGCAAGACTCGTGTCGGCATCGTGACGTGCGGAGGGCTGTGCCCGGGCCTCAACGACGTCATCCGTGCCCTCGTGCTGGAGCTGCACGAGCACTACGGCGTGACCGACGTGACCGGCTTCCGCAACGGGTTCGCCGGGCTCGTGCCCGAGCACGGGCTCAGCCCGATCCATCTCACACCGGAGTTCGTGCAGACGATCCACGAGCGCGGCGGCACGGTGCTCGGCTCCTCGCGCGGCGCGCAGGACGTCGGGGTCATGGTCGACACCCTGCAACGTCG
Proteins encoded in this window:
- a CDS encoding DUF3352 domain-containing protein translates to MSTLPPPPGAPGPETSAGSGTLPPPPGGSDGATASGGPPRRSRRGLKIGIGVLALALVAGAAIGVVAYTKLSGGGPQPADVLPASTVAYVRLDLDPSASQKIALLDLINRVPEVRQELGLEDVDSQADLREVAFTDWFGLEDACGVDYEDDVKPWIGERVGLGLIGSFEITDDEDETERSIAENSVLVLQVTDEDKARAGITKLVEECGVLEDVAGELGDDLDEPGIAFRDGYALVTISPDSAEAVDAAAGEGTLGGDNEKFSDDMDTLGEDGVASVWYDQGALFEKAQEAIEELGDDAPADIEAFLEAYEILDTAAVTVRATDDSLEAAGVTTLTRDLDTPDEDGIAGLPEDTLIGASLVGGSQFADNIWSSILPLGELFFAFEAIDECFPGDEPDAVEPDASPVPEPELEPVDPTVPAPPEPVDPGTAIPEEEEDFQECTPPTFDDALEDFEDETGLTLPEDLGTLLGDELNIYVGSDGLDDLDRARDLDDLLDTVKAGIEITSDGDVVGVLESLVDYVGIDLDITETDDGAIIATNDDAAETLESDDGLSGSEAFGSVIGEHDRPLGGLFVDIGGVVEGLKAAGAPSDLTDDVSFLRAFGLAVWLEADDAVGFSAKLSFNPED
- a CDS encoding TetR/AcrR family transcriptional regulator, which translates into the protein MSATPHTDDPAVAPDLEPAARVPQGERTRVMRLRLMEATVECLVELGWPGTTTTVVSQRAGVSRGAQLHHFPTKQDLVVAAVEHLTERRRLELAQSAADLPAQGRTRAALDLIAAQYVSPVFFAALELWVAARTDAVLRDAVVPLERRFGRDAHAYTLALLGVDESRGRNRQHVQATLDLARGLGLAASLTDDSARRASILDAWADTLDRELET
- a CDS encoding TIGR03084 family metal-binding protein; amino-acid sequence: MADPTPTNPTPTNPVVADLVAESEQLDGWVAGLDDAGWETVTTPEGWTVAHQVAHLLWTDRASLAAIAAGEEWKLLQHVAQQDPTGFVDSETERLVEIAPDSLLHHWRDSRHRLSDALAAVPSGTKIEWFGPPMSATSMATARHMETWAHGQDVAEALGLEVPRTDRVRNVCHLGVRTRGFAYLMRGLEAPAAEVRVELTAPSGGLWTWGPEDAADRVTGDAWDFALLATRRRHRDDVDVRAEGDAADGWLDVIQTFAGLPGNDPVRLADR
- a CDS encoding alpha/beta hydrolase; protein product: MSAEFKNRQTSVWERTDAPRDGALRVVRRGRGPLQVVHEQAIVHETPTLRARVLARGLRLVAKPMLVLLPFTDHTLALVHRLDALSAKRPRSEHVDRAVLSLGGVPAEAMNHRYGPPSEVTVLYFHGGGFFSGSIETHRRVCERLALTTGGTVISVDYVQLPHGAVADSVSDAITAYEALATESTHPGKLVVAGDSAGGYLAMKVAELATSRGLPRPAAIVGFSPLLSLDPDRVDKEGIERVSRVNDAYLPLRKIRTVRRRWMPEEGAIEGFDSPLDAVHLIDSPTFLVAVEDEILRPEVEALAVQLSARGVEVETHLWRGQVHAFPVVVDVLEESREAVRLAGRFVRLAVGEEVADEAPLTDQDHVSAEPLTGEVVSEGSPEAAAVDGYVVGAAVPGPGPRTAAGPAPRRWWQFWRRG
- a CDS encoding flavin-containing monooxygenase, whose protein sequence is MNAVTGTTSGVSRAPDAHVHDAVIVGAGFGGMGAAIALRQRGRRDVVILEREDDLGGTWHVNRYPGIAVDIPSSTYSYSFAPNPYWSRLYAPGAELKKYADHVAALYELRPSMRFGVSVERAAWDEAGGAWVVTQSDGATVRGRLLLTATGFLSQPRLPDIPGVETFAGKVIHTAAWDADHDLTGEDVAVIGTGATAVQLVPEVARVARHLTVYQRTAIWVTPKLDGPVPRAVQRLFAAVPLTQRVARGVGSAVLEAIMVTGVLRYERFSSFNRAAASAATRHLHRQVSDPELRRKLTPDYSFGCKRPTFSNTYFPTFTQPHVDLETTSIAHVDERGIVTTDGRRRDIDTLVLATGFDLWDANFPAFTIEGTGGKDLGAFWRSERFQAYEGVSVPGFPNFFSLNSPWSYSGLSYFTTIESQMKHIDRLLTEVDRRGASRFEVTEEANARFLAQVRRQVGSSVFAHGSCGTSRSYYFNQHGEATLLRPTSTLNAFREAGRFPLSDYDLAS
- a CDS encoding acyclic terpene utilization AtuA family protein, with translation MTIRVGNCSGYYGDRISAMREMLEGGELDYLTGDYLAELTMLILGRDQLKDPDRGYARTFLRQVTDCLALAQEKGVKIVANAGGVNPAGLADALRAAAQEQGIEVNVAHVEGDDLRQRTEELGFGEVITANAYLGAFGIAAALDAGADIVVTGRVTDASVVVGPAIHAHGWKPDDLDALAGAVVAGHVIECGTQATGGNYSGFRALDLSAPLGFPIAEIDADGSSVITKHEGAGGSVTVDTVTAQLVYEIQGPTYANPDVVTHLDTIELTQEGDDRVRISGVQGSPPPPTTKVCLNALGGFRNTVAFQLTGLDIPAKAAWIRAQIDAALAADAPDEVEWHLDRTDVFDPATQAQATSVLHCHVRSSRSEPVGRAFSDAAVQVALASYPGFYLMAPPSKGAPFGEYRAAYVPQDTVPHVVVLADGTRVDIAPPTDTAPFDPLARREEPSPASPPVDGEVRAVPLGEVAFARSGDKGGNANIGVWIPADHPDRDAAYAWLAAELTPDRVRELLPEAAPLEVEVHPLPRIAAVNVIVHGLLGEGVASSTRLDPQAKAVGEWLRARVVTVPTTLIPEV